From Bacteroidia bacterium:
AAGGTTTCAGGCATTGCTCCGGGTCAAAGTGCCGTTTTTTATGATGGCAACGACTTGGTCGGTGGTGGATTTATTGACAAACAAGTGCTTGCCTAATACCATTCGGCATGATAAATAATCCGCATTTTTACCCAAATAAATCTCGAAAAAATCCTTACCTCCACAAGCTTTTGTTGGTTTTTGTGGCCTTGGGTTTATTTTCTTGTACCGAAGAAGTTCAACCTATACCGGAAGAAGGACGTGACTATTTCCCCACCCAATTGGGCACTTGGGTTGAGTTTGAATGTGATAGCATTTGGCAGGATGCACCTGTTAACGTCAGGGATACCTTTCGGTTTTATCGACGTGATTTGATAGAAAGTAATATTGTTTCAACCCGCGATACCTTGATTCAGCGAATTGAACGATATAAGAAAGCCGGAATCGCCGATACCTGGACCTTAAAAGATGTTTGGTTTCAGTCTAAATCCCTAACTTCCGCCGAACGGGTCGAAGAGAATATTCGATTTGTTAAGCTTAAATTTCCGCTTTCTGAAGGCCTGCGTTGGGATGGTAATTTGTTCAATTTTGAGGATGCCTGGAATTACAAAGTTACCAAGTTACATCAGCCCTTTGATATCAACGGGTTGCATTTTGATTCTACTGTTACCATCGAGCAAATTGATTCGGTAAATTTGGTGCAACGCCTGTATGGTAAGGAGGTTTGGGCTAAACATGTTGGACTTGTTTATAAAAAGTATGTCAAATACCAGGTTTTTCCCGGCGGACAAGATTCGGTTTTGGGCACAGAATACGAGTACAGAGCCATTAATTTTGGTGTACAATAAGGCCTAAATGGGCAAGAGTTTTGGTAGATTTTCTTACTTTTTTTAATTGGATTTTGGCGGGCCCCCTCCGCCCAATGTAATGTCTGCAAGGCCCAATCTGATTGCTTTTGGGCGTTCGGGTCACGCTATCGGCTGTAGTCCAAGCCCCCTCCGCTAGCGCTGCGTGTTCTTGGAGCTACTTGCCTCTATCGTTGCCCGAGGTGCAAACCCAATCATTCATTTTTTTAACCATCCAAATCGGTGTATTTAGGTTTGCTATATTGGATTAGTTGTGTTAAGAATTAGTATCGATTGTAGTAAAACCTAAATCTTGTGTATAGGATGTGTTTTTTTAGTTAATTTTAGAGCACTAAATGCTAGAATAAATGAGAAAAATTACCACTGTTTTGTTCTGTTTTTTTGTTTCAATTGGTATGGGTTCTTCTTTCTGTTTAAATCAATTCGAAACGATACGTTTAAACTGGAAAACCTTTAATGGTCCTAACTATACCATCCAATTTCCTTCCGATTGGGAATTGAATCAAAGCAAACAAATGGGAACTGAGTTTTTTTTATTTTCCCCATTGGAATCCAGTCAAGACAAATTCAGGGAGAATGTTAATTTGCTTATTCAGGATTTGGCAGGGTATAATATTGATTTGAAAAAGTATGCTCAAATGTCAGAAGCTCAGGTAAAAACCATGATTACCAATTCCAATCTACTACTGAGTCAAGAGGTAAAATCACCTAAAGGAAATTATTATCACATGGCTTATACCGGAGATCAGGGAGAGTTTAAGCTTCATTTTGTCCAGTATTATTGGGTGAAAAATGAAAAGGCTTATGTGTTAACCTTTACGGCTGAAAAGGATAAATACGCTAGCTATAGCGAAGTTGGTTCAGGAATATTAAATAGCTACGAATTTACTAAGTAGGAAGGAGCTAAATCGGTCTGAAATAAATTTAGGAAATTGATTTTCTAACCTTTTGGGTGTAATTTCTTAAGGAAGTTCTTATATCCGAACCGTTCTTTTCCATATCAGCCTTTATCCAGGATGCAGCCATAACATGGGTAAGCATTTCCCCTTCATCATCCCCATTAATTTCAATTTCTGGTTTTCTTTCTTCCAAAATAGCTTCTTCAGCCAAGGCTAATTCAGCTAATGAATATACTTCAACCAATCGTTTTATCTCAGCTATTTGCATTTCTATTTCATTAAGTTATCTAGTAGTTGAACCACATTTTCTTCTTTGCTGGTAGCAGAAGCTTCCAAAAGAACTCCATTTTTAAAACTGGCAAAAAATGGTAAGTTGTCTACTCCTGCTGCTTTTCGGGCGTTTTCATTTTCTTCGGCGTTTACTTCAATAAAGTGTACACTTGTAAACCGTTCATCATTACTCAGTCTTTTATATTTTGGAGCAAAAAGTTTACAGGTTCCACACCAATCGGCATAGTATTTTACAATAACCAGATTGTTTTCCTGTAGTTGTTTTTCAAATTCTGTGTCTGTAATAGAATGTACCATAAGATAAGGCTTAGAATTTTATTTATTTTTTTAGTCTTGGGTCAAGCGCATCTCGCAATCCTTCCCCCAATAAATTGTAAATGGTTACTGTAATAAATATTGCCAAACCCGGATAAATAACTAACCACCAGGCTTGAAAGTTTTCTCTTCCGGCATTTACCAGTGATCCCCAGGTAACTACATCCGGAGGGACACCAATTCCCAAAAACGACAAACCGGATTCAACCAGAATGGCTGAGGCAATTCCAAATGCGATAGCAACTAAGGCTGGTGCAATTCCATTGGGTAATGCATGTTTGAAAATTATTCTCACTTCATTAAAACCAAGGGCTTGTCCTGCCTGAATATACTCCAGGTTTTTAATTTTTAGGAATTCAGCACGGGTAAACCTGGCAATTTCGGTCCAACTGGTTGAACCAATAATCACCATTAAAATCAAAATGGAAGGTTTGGCTATGGCGGCTATTGAAATGATTAATACCAATCTCGGAGTGGAAATCAAAATTTCAATAAAACGAGAAACAAGGCTGTCTACCGGAATAGAAACCGATTCTTTAAAAAAGGGTAAGTTTGAAAGAAGTTTTCCCAGGCGGTTAAAAAGGAAAATAATGGAAATAAAAATGAGTAAACTGATTAGAAATTGGATAAAGAATGCCCCAAATGCTGAATTAGCCAATCCATCAGCCAATTCAAAACCACGGGTCATAAAACCATAAAAATAAGCAACTATCAAACCTAGTAGGGTAAGCCAAAAAATACCCCGTTTGGTTTTTAGTTTATCATCTCCAAAATAACCGGCCATCGCACCAAGTATTAAACCCAAAATGGTGGCAATGCCCATAGAAAAAATACCAATTGTTAATGATATCCGTGTTCCATGGATTAGTCCGGATAATAAATCTTCGCCCCGTTTGCTGGTGCCAAGAAAATGTCTGAATCTACCCGGCATTTCTTCAGCTCCGGAAGGTCCGTTAAAAAGTTGGTCGCTTCCCGGACCGGCATAAATATTCAGTAAATCGCTTTTGCCCGGACTATAAGGAACCGGAGCCCAAATTACCTGATCCAACTCCATTTTCTTCCAATCCGCTATATCCAATTGAATGGTTGTTCCATCCAATTCATAAACCTTTTGAAAAGAAAAAGCTGGAAAAAGAGTATGGCCTTTGTACTTGGCATAGAGGGGTTGGTCGTTGGCCAGGAAAGGAGCGAATAAAGCAATTCCTGCTAAGACCAAGAAAATATATAAGGAAAGATAGGCCGGTTTGTTTTTCTTAAACTGGCTCCAAGCATAGGCACTAAAACTAAAAGACTGGTTTGGGTTACTCACTTGTTGAAGGCTGCTAGGGTTAATTACTTTCCAAATGAAATTCGAGGGTCTACAATTGCGTAAAGAATATCTGAAATTAAATAACCAACCAGGGTTAAAATTCCGGTAATGGTTAAAATAGCGATAATCATAGGATAATTCTGATCTGCAATGGCAGTAAAGGCCTCATAACCCATACCGGGAATTGTAAAAATGGTCTCTAAAATTACTGAACCACCAATTGCAGCTGGAAAAACATTGGCAAAAACAGTAATGATTGGCAATAAGGCATTTCTCAAACCATGTTTATAAATAACGGTTCGTTCAGGTAATCCTTTTGCCCTGGCGGTGCGGATATAATCCATTCCTGAAATTTCAAGCATACTCACACGCATGGTTCTGCTTAAAAAGGCAAAAGAACCATAGGTATAACAAATTAAGGGTAAGGCAATATAGGGCAAAGTCCCAACTATTTTTTCCCACAGTCCTGCATCAGCACCAAAGCCTTCAATGGGTTGCACACCGCTTGCCGGGAAAATAAAAAGTACATCCGGATTGGCAAACAACATTAAGAGCATGGTTGCTAACCAAAAGCTTGGCATGGAATACAAAATAAATAGAAAAACAGTGGAGCTACGGTCAAACCAGGTTCCTCTTTTTACCGCGCTTTGAATACCTAAAGGAATCGATACCAGGTAACCTAATAA
This genomic window contains:
- a CDS encoding thioredoxin family protein encodes the protein MVHSITDTEFEKQLQENNLVIVKYYADWCGTCKLFAPKYKRLSNDERFTSVHFIEVNAEENENARKAAGVDNLPFFASFKNGVLLEASATSKEENVVQLLDNLMK
- a CDS encoding ABC transporter permease, which encodes MSNPNQSFSFSAYAWSQFKKNKPAYLSLYIFLVLAGIALFAPFLANDQPLYAKYKGHTLFPAFSFQKVYELDGTTIQLDIADWKKMELDQVIWAPVPYSPGKSDLLNIYAGPGSDQLFNGPSGAEEMPGRFRHFLGTSKRGEDLLSGLIHGTRISLTIGIFSMGIATILGLILGAMAGYFGDDKLKTKRGIFWLTLLGLIVAYFYGFMTRGFELADGLANSAFGAFFIQFLISLLIFISIIFLFNRLGKLLSNLPFFKESVSIPVDSLVSRFIEILISTPRLVLIISIAAIAKPSILILMVIIGSTSWTEIARFTRAEFLKIKNLEYIQAGQALGFNEVRIIFKHALPNGIAPALVAIAFGIASAILVESGLSFLGIGVPPDVVTWGSLVNAGRENFQAWWLVIYPGLAIFITVTIYNLLGEGLRDALDPRLKK